One Epinephelus fuscoguttatus linkage group LG10, E.fuscoguttatus.final_Chr_v1 genomic window carries:
- the klhl30 gene encoding kelch-like protein 30, with translation MVRNVDDLDFCLSSHPQSILEGLRSLCSHPKLVDVTLSAGGRDFPCHRGVLALCSAYFRSMFSGDFVESIAARVELHDVDPDILSCLLDFAYTGKLTINQSNVEGLICTSSQLQFQTVRAVCSRYLQHQIDATNCLGILEFGAIHGCPEVMAKAWAFLLENFEAVQQGEEFLLLGKERLVACLSDEGLQIRTECTRVEAILKWVRHHKESRLCHLPELLTLSRLHLLSLDYLADTLLKDSLVQASPSCRETVDKIHREKLDLAPEQTDRLNSQSPQPNLQEVLLVMGGRSLDDSDDEDDSDEEDRDPRLQRLLPRNFAFYNTKTKQWHELPNFPNPNKWGYAMISLNNDVYVTGGSRGSNTNTWSTTETWKYITREGRWVTVAPMLRPRTNHTSATLNGEIYVIGGTTSDRVEVEHYDPYTDTWALTCPALKYVTNFTATACHGRLYVIGSCAVKYNALTMQCYNPVIDSWISICSPFIPKYLSSPRSVCVDGIIYLVADNTKKVYSYDPEANMWQKVQLLHMLHENGGLVSLDGKLYVTGGHWKGMEGDYGVEVEVYNRAANTWEVESFLPRLWFYSGVCTIFLDPSQWPEVFPMESA, from the exons ATGGTGCGCAATGTGGATGACCTGGACTTCTGCCTGTCCTCCCACCCTCAGAGCATCCTGGAGGGCCTGCGCTCCCTCTGCTCTCACCCCAAACTGGTGGATGTAACATTAAGCGCGGGCGGCCGGGACTTCCCCTGTCACCGCGGCGTGTTGGCCCTCTGCAGCGCGTACTTCCGCTCCATGTTCTCAGGGGACTTTGTGGAGAGCATAGCTGCACGTGTGGAGCTTCATGACGTTGATCCTGATATACTCAGCTGCTTGCTGGACTTTGCATACACAGGCAAACTGACCATCAACCAGAGCAATGTGGAGGGGCTGATCTGCACCTCCAGCCAGCTGCAGTTCCAGACGGTGAGAGCCGTGTGCAGCCGATACCTTCAGCACCAGATCGATGCGACCAACTGCCTGGGAATACTGGAGTTTGGGGCGATCCATGGGTGCCCTGAGGTGATGGCCAAAGCGTGGGCCTTCCTCTTGGAGAACTTTGAGGCTGTGCAGCAAGGTGAGGAGTTTCTACTGCTGGGAAAGGAGAGATTGGTCGCCTGCCTGTCCGACGAAGGACTACAAATCCGGACAGAGTGCACCCGCGTAGAGGCCATCCTGAAATGGGTCAGGCACCACAAGGAGTCTCGGCTCTGCCACCTCCCTGAACTCCTCACCTTATCCCGTCTCCATCTACTCAGCCTGGACTACCTGGCTGACACCCTGCTGAAGGACAGCCTGGTGCAGGCCTCTCCCAGCTGCAGAGAGACTGTGGACAAAATACACAGAGAG AAGCTGGATTTGGCACCAGAACAGACGGACAGACTCAACTCTCAGAGTCCACAACCAAACCTGCAAGAGGTGCTGCTGGTGATGGGAGGACGTTCACTGGATGACTCAGATGATGAAGACGACTCCGATGAAGAGGACAGAGACCCACGACTGCAACGACTGCTGCCCAGGAACTTTGCCTTCTACAACACAAAGACAA AACAATGGCATGAGCTCCCTAACTTCCCCAACCCTAACAAGTGGGGCTACGCCATGATCTCCTTGAACAATGATGTATACGTCACAG GGGGCTCGCGAGGTTCGAATACCAACACCTGGTCGACCACAGAGACCTGGAAGTACATCACAAGAGAGGGGAGGTGGGTTACTGTGGCACCCATGCTCCGGCCTCGGACTAACCACACGTCAGCAACTCTCAACGGGGAGATTTACGTCATTGGag GCACAACGTCAGATCGTGTTGAAGTCGAGCATTACGACCCTTACACCGACACCTGGGCATTGACGTGCCCGGCCTTGAAATACGTGACTAATTTCACCGCCACGGCGTGTCACGGGAGGCTCTATGTGATTGGCTCATGTGCTGTCAAGTACAATGCACTGACTATGCAGTGTTACAATCCTGTTATAG acAGCTGGATCAGTATATGTTCACCCTTCATCCCTAAGTATTTGTCCTCTCCTCGTTCCGTCTGTGTGGATGGCATCATATATCTGGTTGCCGACAACACTAAGAAAGTCTACTCTTACGATCCAGAGGCAAATATGTGGCAGAAG GTCCAGCTTCTCCACATGCTTCACGAGAATGGCGGCCTGGTGTCGCTGGATGGGAAGCTGTATGTCACCGGAGGCCATTGGAAAGGTATGGAGGGGGACTacggggtggaggtggaggtgtaCAACCGAGCCGCCAACACCTGGGAGGTGGAGAGCTTCCTGCCAAGACTTTGGTTCTACAGCGGAGTCTGCACCATCTTCCTCGACCCATCCCAGTGGCCTGAGGTTTTCCCCATGGAGTCAGCATAA